The genomic region ATGGCGTTACTCAAGCTGTCTTCGATGCCGGATTCAATTCTGAGAAGTGGTACCAGTTTATCGAAAAGTATCGCATCACAGTCTGGTACTCGGCACCAACGGCGATTCGTCTGTTAATGCGTGACGGTTCCGATATCGTCAAAAAATGCGATCTATCCTGTTTGCGCCATCTTGCCAGTGTCGGCGAGCCACTCAATGCCGAAGCGGTCCTTTGGTCGCAGGAAGCATTTGGCATGATGTTCCATGATACGTATTGGCAGACCGAAACTGGTTGTATTGTCATTACCAATTATCCCGGAATGCCAATTAAACCCGGTTCGATGGGGAAACCTTTCCCCGGTATCACAGCCACCGTACTTGATCTGAAAACATACGAACCGATAACCGAACCCGGTAAGGTCGGTTTAATCGCCCTTCGTCCCGGTTGGCCATCCATGATCCGAACGTACTTCAATAATCCTGAAGGATACAAGAAGAAGTTCGTCAACGGTTGGTACATCTGCGGTGACCGTTCCAGTATCGACAAGGAAGGCTACTACTGGTTTGTCGGGCGCGACGACGATGTCATCAATACCGGTGGTCACTTGGTCGGTCCTTTCGAGATAGAATCGGCATTGCTCGAGCATCCAGCTGTGGCTGAATCCGCTGCAGTAGCGACCCCGGATACGGTGAACATGGAAGTCGTTAAAGCGTTCATCGCATTGAAGCCGGGTTACGAAGCTAATGATGACCTTGAGCTTGATATCATTAATCTTATCCGGAAGCGCCTCTCTCCGTTAGCGATGCCGCAAAAAATTGAATTTGTGAAATCGCTGCCAAAGACACGAAGCGGGAAAATTATGCGTCGCGTCCTTCGTGCGCAAGAGTTTGGCGAACCGATCGGCGATATCTCAACCTTAGAGAACGATTAACCGTACGACTGACCATAGTGTTAGTCGAGAAAACGTCAATCGATGGCGTTTGACGTAACAATAAAACAAGTATTGTAAGATTGTCAGGAGACAACTATGGATAGTATCCGCGATATGGTCTTGAACTATGTCAAGAAAGAATACCTCGAAGATGACGACGACACCGAATTGACCTACGACACCCCGTTGATTTCCGGTGGTATTGTCGATTCGTTTTCGATGGTCTCACTGAAAGTATTCCTCGAGAAAAAATATGCGATTTCGATTCCCGACGCCAAAGCCAGTCCACAAGCGTTCGATACCGTGAATCGCATTGTCGAGTTAGTGAAAGAGTTTCGACCGGATCTATAAACGGTTTTAACCACATTGTCAGTGGTTACCTTTATGGTTCGTTATGTGAAATATTGTACAACGTTCTATCGATGCTATGGAGTACAAGATGGCTTACAACCGGGCAAGAACGATTTTTTCCGATACCATCGAGAAAATCAAACAAGATGGTTTATTCAAACAAGAACGATTAATCTGCAGTCCACAGAGTGCAGATATCGATGTTCGTTTTCCGGCTGATGCTCCCGAGAAATCGGTCATCAACATGTGTGCGAACAATTATCTGGGACTCTCCAGTCATCCGGATGTTATAAAAGCCGCGCATGAAGCGCTCGATTCCCGCGGTTACGGGATGTCTTCTGTCCGCTTCATCTGCGGAACTCAGGACATTCATCGCGAACTTGAGAAAAAAATCGCCGCCTTCCTCGGCACCGAGGATGCGTGCTTGTTCGGTAGCTGCCTCGATGCTAATGCTGCACTATTTGAAGTGTTGTGTACCGAGGAGGATGCGATTATCTCGGATCGTTTAATCCATGCGTCCTTAATCGATGGAATCCGCTTGTCGAAAGGACAAAACTTCAATTACAAACATGCAAATATGGAGCATCTGGAAGAAAAACTGCAGGAAACGCAGACGTGCCGGATGCGCATGATTGTTACTGATGGCGTCTTCTCGATGGATGGCGATATGGCGCCGCTCGATCAAATCTGTGAGTTAGCCGAGAAGTACGATGCAATGGTAGTCGTAGACGATTCGCATGCCTCCGGATTTATCGGAAAAACCGGACGGGGAGTGCATGAGCACTTTAACGTAATGGGCAAAGTCGATATCATTACCACTACTTTTGGTAAAGGACTTGGTGGTGCAACCGGTGGTTGCGTTGCCGGTCCGAAAGAAGTCGCCGAGTTGATGAAACAGCGCGGCCGTCCGTATCTCTTCTCCAATGCCGTGCCGCCGCCGGTTGTGATGGCATCGATGAAAGTTATCGAACTGCTTTCGAAAACGACGGAACGGCGAGATAAACTCGAGAAGTTAACGGAGTATTGGCGCAAAGGGTTGACCGAAGCTGGCTTCGATTTGAAAGCGGGGAATACACCGATTGTTCCAGTGATGCTCTACAATGCGAAACTGGCGCAGGAATTCAGCAAGAAACTGTATGACGAAGGTATCTACGCCGTCGGTTTCTTCTTCCCGGTGGTGCCGGCGGGTCAAGCGCGTATTCGTACGCAAATCAGCGCCGGTCATGAGTTCGAGCATCTCGATAAAGCGTTAGCTGCCTTCAAAAAAGTCGGTGCCGAACTCGGTGTGCTGGGTCTCAAGAAGAAAGAGATTCTCGCAAAATTCGGCGAGTGATTTCTAAACTATCCAAAGTAGTAACGGCGATCACGCCTGTTTTATAGATTCGACTAACAACGCTGGGGGGCGGATGTTTCGAAGAGAAATGTCCGCCCTCTCTCTATTTGAAGCTCGTACTATCTTGTCTGAGCTAGTTATATAGCATTCTGATACTTAGTATGACTATAAGATATCCGATACCCGCAGGCATAGCCCGCTTGGTCTTCTCCGTTTTACTCTTTTTTCAAAAGGAACTCGTCCTGCTATGAACGATGTAACTTCAATCACAATCAAGGATACAACATCGAATCCTGCACCGCTTGGTCTACTCGGGTTCGGTATGACAACAGTGTTGCTTAATCTTCACAATGCCGGACTCTATGGCATTAGTACCATGATTCTTGCAATGGGAATTTTCATCGGTGGGTTCGCGCAAATCTTTGCCGGATGGATGGAGTGGAAGAAAGGGAATACTTTTGGCACCACTGCCTTTTCGATGTATGGATTGTTTTGGCATAGCTTAGTTGCAATTCTTGTTCTCCCGAAACTTGGGTGGGGAGCAGCGCCTACCAGCGCCGAAATGGGCTTCTATTTAATGATTTGGGGCATTTTCACTGCGATGATGTTTGTCGGAACCCTCCGGTTGAATCGCGCTTTACAAGTAGTATTCTCATCGCTTACGGTTTTATTCTTCTTACTCGCGATTGGCGACTTCCTCGAGAATCCCGTCATAAAAACCATTGCCGGTATCGAAGGAATCTTTTGTGGTGGTTCCGCGATCTATGCTGCGGTCGCACAAGTCTTGAATGAAGTGTACGGAAAAACTGTTCTTCCCCTTGGAGCGGTCGGTAAATAAGTCAGAATAATTATCGATGTAGTGTTCCGATATCACTGACAACGCAGCTCACCATTTATTGCATTCGCGGAGGGTAGGGGCGGGCTCCCATGCCCGCCCGGATCATTTACCGATTGATACAGGGGCGTATGATATACGCCCCTCTCTTTTTGCTAACATTACTGACGCGCCATCAAATCACTGCATAAATGGTAGTTGTTGGCTTCTGCATGTGTCATTCTTACGAGTTAAATAATACGCTTAGATGTTTAAAAAGAATAGCGAAAACGACTGCAACGTTTTCGCTGAACGATGCTACTCACTCGATAGACAACGTGCGAGAAAAACAAACGCTCAATCCTGATTTGGAAACGTATCATGTAATGTGCGATGCAGTAGAATTTTATTTTTAAAGAATGCGTTGTTTTGGGTGCTACTGAAGGAAGTGAGGAAGTAATGACAAAGCAATTTATCTATGCTAGTCTTGTATTCGCCGGGCTATTCGCGACGACTCCGTCGCTGGCCGGTGAAGCGACCACTACTACGGAGCGTGAGGTTTCCGCTGCGGGAATCCGGCGCCTTCAAATCGATAACCGCAATGGCGATATCGAAATTCTCACCACCACCGATGGCAAAATCGAGTTGCATGCCATTACAAAAATCAGCGGCTTCTCCGATCGGGAATGCGAACAACTCGCCAACGAGTCTTCGATTGATATGAAACGTTCCGGTATCACACTGGAAATCCAATCATCGCGCTGGCGCTCCGATTCCTATGAGCGTTCAATTACCTATACTTTGTTAGTCCCGCCCGAACTAGACATCACGGCCGAGACCGAAAGTGGCAATATCGCTTGTCGCGACCTGGATGGAGACATTGATCTTGCATCGACCTCCGGCGATTTGGAAATTTTGAATTGTACCGGAAAGTTAAATGGATCGACGACGGATGGCGATATCACCGTCGAGAGCTCATCGCGGGAAGCTTACTTCGAATCGGTTAGTGGCGATTGCGATTTATTTGTCGCATTGCCTAGTAATGGTCGAATGCGGGTGAATACAACCAATGGAGCGGTGAAGATTCATCTCGCCGGCGACGTGAACGCTACGATTTCGGCTCGCACTGCCAATGGAATCATCTCGTGTGGTTCGTTTGCTGAAGCGATTTCGATTAACCGCAACCGCACCTATGCCAGTGGTCGCTTGGGATATGGGGAGGGGGCAGTGATTGTGGAAACGGTCAACGGTTCTATCTCATTCGATACGTTTCACCCCCAACCTGTGGCACAAGCTGCGGTGAGTAGCGAGCCGACTGTGATCTACAAGACGACTCCTGTTATCGTAGAACATCGCTATATCAATTC from bacterium harbors:
- the acsA gene encoding acetate--CoA ligase, which produces MSNIGSYEQRLTNFDWSIAEKELDIKPGDPINIGWFLSDRNCKLGKGEKTALLWENHLGETKRYTFDDLRIRSNVIAKFLVDLGIKPGERVCLFMDRAPELYIGFVGILKSGAVAQPLFSAFGDESLFTRLDNAKTSAIFTQKKHVAKIRKILATLPELRHIIVVDAGNSPLRDREISFDMDGSPAVEHFDSYPSTAETPSVLHYTSGTTGQPKGAQHVHGSIVSQYLTSKWVLDLQDDDIYWCNADPGWVTGTSYGIIGPWANGVTQAVFDAGFNSEKWYQFIEKYRITVWYSAPTAIRLLMRDGSDIVKKCDLSCLRHLASVGEPLNAEAVLWSQEAFGMMFHDTYWQTETGCIVITNYPGMPIKPGSMGKPFPGITATVLDLKTYEPITEPGKVGLIALRPGWPSMIRTYFNNPEGYKKKFVNGWYICGDRSSIDKEGYYWFVGRDDDVINTGGHLVGPFEIESALLEHPAVAESAAVATPDTVNMEVVKAFIALKPGYEANDDLELDIINLIRKRLSPLAMPQKIEFVKSLPKTRSGKIMRRVLRAQEFGEPIGDISTLEND
- a CDS encoding acyl carrier protein, producing MDSIRDMVLNYVKKEYLEDDDDTELTYDTPLISGGIVDSFSMVSLKVFLEKKYAISIPDAKASPQAFDTVNRIVELVKEFRPDL
- a CDS encoding glycine C-acetyltransferase — protein: MAYNRARTIFSDTIEKIKQDGLFKQERLICSPQSADIDVRFPADAPEKSVINMCANNYLGLSSHPDVIKAAHEALDSRGYGMSSVRFICGTQDIHRELEKKIAAFLGTEDACLFGSCLDANAALFEVLCTEEDAIISDRLIHASLIDGIRLSKGQNFNYKHANMEHLEEKLQETQTCRMRMIVTDGVFSMDGDMAPLDQICELAEKYDAMVVVDDSHASGFIGKTGRGVHEHFNVMGKVDIITTTFGKGLGGATGGCVAGPKEVAELMKQRGRPYLFSNAVPPPVVMASMKVIELLSKTTERRDKLEKLTEYWRKGLTEAGFDLKAGNTPIVPVMLYNAKLAQEFSKKLYDEGIYAVGFFFPVVPAGQARIRTQISAGHEFEHLDKALAAFKKVGAELGVLGLKKKEILAKFGE
- a CDS encoding acetate uptake transporter produces the protein MNDVTSITIKDTTSNPAPLGLLGFGMTTVLLNLHNAGLYGISTMILAMGIFIGGFAQIFAGWMEWKKGNTFGTTAFSMYGLFWHSLVAILVLPKLGWGAAPTSAEMGFYLMIWGIFTAMMFVGTLRLNRALQVVFSSLTVLFFLLAIGDFLENPVIKTIAGIEGIFCGGSAIYAAVAQVLNEVYGKTVLPLGAVGK
- a CDS encoding DUF4097 domain-containing protein; the encoded protein is MTKQFIYASLVFAGLFATTPSLAGEATTTTEREVSAAGIRRLQIDNRNGDIEILTTTDGKIELHAITKISGFSDRECEQLANESSIDMKRSGITLEIQSSRWRSDSYERSITYTLLVPPELDITAETESGNIACRDLDGDIDLASTSGDLEILNCTGKLNGSTTDGDITVESSSREAYFESVSGDCDLFVALPSNGRMRVNTTNGAVKIHLAGDVNATISARTANGIISCGSFAEAISINRNRTYASGRLGYGEGAVIVETVNGSISFDTFHPQPVAQAAVSSEPTVIYKTTPVIVEHRYINSYGDPCSPRFRHVWRPWRTVHIPPLRIVFGPRHHDRHDDHGWHRDRDHRDRDRDGFRDHNRKPRHRR